A DNA window from Solanum lycopersicum chromosome 3, SLM_r2.1 contains the following coding sequences:
- the LOC101244065 gene encoding histone-lysine N-methyltransferase, H3 lysine-9 specific SUVH6-like → MSVLAETSPSEMLGKKKLHQMVDTKSPSTVKRLKVDATRNFPENCGPFVGENDGTGDKYPEFPSATKPVKVETTRNYPENCGPCVLQKKNGCDTQSSANVDIGSCSEVEMDVVELGDPLSVFVPKDMQFDLDATGVCEEEGGDSSHLNTSCQPVTNGNQVLTTKEVNLMYDDSTQLNEVLVNQILQKTSTDTGNTCDWFINGDPIENGPELPSEETNKGFQYKEVADDESTSRVDNSSCSQSNSQNSGLKTPSASKKGGKGEIVQEEAVKCPEPLHKCKVIFEHESVVRKKQIDIRVSPEDLRNSDVFCGASGNGLLMEHENIQKVKEVKETLKLFDDEYTKLLQEDKAKKHEGRSKRRIHIEAAMNLKKQKKWVNCEWTFGHVPGVQIGDQFRFRAELVAIGLHHQFIKGINYVTIGRKNVASSVVDSSRYDNEAISSETFIYVGQGGNPMVSLNGRVEDQKLEGGNLALKNSMDLGYPVRVICGRQRLNGEKSDTRYIYDGLYTVTKCWEERASTEKYIFKFELKRNLGQPKLNRELVSRPAKLVKVTHSCVNKSTKSVMQSEFVVDYDVSQGKEKIPIRVVNAIDDERLPPFTYITNMQYPDWYYISRPQGCNCTSGCSDSEQCSCASRNGGEIPFNTRGSIVRAQPLVYECGPSCKCPPSCKNRVSQHGPRYHLEVFKTESRGWGLRSRDHVSSGSFICEYVGELLDEKEAENRIDNDEYLFDIGNYDEEIPKRNVARNNNLKVDSNSSMRKDEDGFTLDAIRYGNVGRFINHSCSPNLYAQNVMYYHGDKKVPHIMFFASESIAPLKELTYHYNYHIDHVYDKNGDVKRKNCRCGSRKCEGRMY, encoded by the coding sequence ATGTCTGTGTTAGCGGAAACGAGTCCCTCAGAGATGTTAGGCAAGAAGAAACTTCATCAGATGGTTGATACTAAATCTCCCTCCACAGTTAAGCGTCTAAAAGTTGATGCTACCCGCAATTTTCCTGAAAATTGTGGTCCATTTGTAGGTGAAAACGATGGAACCGGAGATAAATACCCAGAGTTTCCATCAGCTACCAAGCCTGTAAAAGTCGAGACCACAAGGAATTATCCCGAGAATTGTGGCCCTTGTGTTCTTCAAAAGAAGAATGGATGCGACACTCAAAGCTCCGCTAATGTTGACATCGGAAGTTGTTCTGAAGTTGAAATGGATGTGGTTGAGTTAGGCGACCCTTTGAGTGTTTTTGTGCCAAAAGATATGCAATTTGATTTGGATGCAACTGGTGTGTGTGAAGAAGAGGGCGGTGATTCAAGTCATTTGAATACCTCATGTCAACCTGTTACTAATGGAAATCAAGTTTTGACGACGAAAGAAGTAAATCTTATGTATGATGACTCAACTCAACTGAATGAAGTCTTGGTTAATCAGATTCTCCAAAAGACGTCAACTGATACAGGTAATACATGTGATTGGTTTATAAATGGCGATCCTATTGAAAATGGACCAGAATTACCTAGTGAAGAAACAAACAAAGGATTTCAGTACAAAGAAGTTGCTGATGATGAATCCACGAGCCGGGTAGACAATTCATCCTGCTCCCAGTCGAACTCACAAAATTCAGGTCTCAAGACTCCTAGTGCCAGTAAGAAAGGGGGAAAGGGTGAGATCGTGCAGGAAGAAGCAGTGAAGTGTCCCGAACCCCTACACAAGTGCAAGGTTATTTTTGAACATGAATCTGTGGTCAGGAAGAAGCAAATAGATATCAGAGTTTCTCCAGAAGATTTAAGGAATTCTGATGTATTCTGTGGTGCTTCGGGTAATGGATTGTTGATGGAACATGAAAATATTCAGAAAGTGAAAGAAGTCAAAGAGACTCTGAAACTTTTTGATGACGAATATACTAAACTTTTGCAAGAAGATAAAGCCAAGAAACATGAAGGACGGTCCAAAAGAAGAATCCATATAGAGGCAGCAatgaatttgaaaaaacagaaaaagtGGGTAAATTGTGAGTGGACTTTTGGACATGTTCCGGGAGTTCAAATTGGGGATCAATTCAGGTTCAGGGCAGAACTTGTTGCGATCGGACTACATCACCAATTTATTAAGGGTATCAATTATGTGACTATTGGCAGAAAAAATGTTGCATCTAGTGTTGTTGATTCTAGTCGGTACGACAACGAGGCCATATCTTCTGAAACATTCATTTATGTAGGTCAAGGCGGAAATCCAATGGTATCTCTTAATGGAAGAGTGGAAGATCAAAAGCTTGAAGGGGGTAATCTTGCCTTGAAGAACTCCATGGACTTGGGATATCCGGTGAGGGTTATTTGTGGTCGACAAAGACTGAATGGTGAAAAGAGTGATACAAGATACATTTACGACGGGCTCTACACCGTGACTAAGTGTTGGGAAGAAAGAGCTTCAACtgaaaaatacattttcaaGTTTGAACTGAAAAGAAATCTTGGCCAACCAAAACTTAATCGTGAACTAGTGTCACGGCCAGCAAAGTTAGTCAAGGTAACTCATTCTTGTGTTAATAAGTCAACAAAATCAGTTATGCAGTCGGAGTTTGTTGTGGACTATGATGTCTCGCAAGGAAAAGAGAAGATACCGATCCGTGTTGTCAATGCAATAGATGATGAGAGACTCCCACCATTTACTTACATTACCAATATGCAATATCCAGATTGGTATTATATCTCTAGGCCTCAAGGTTGCAATTGCACAAGTGGATGCTCCGATTCGGAGCAATGCTCTTGTGCTTCTAGGAACGGAGGTGAGATTCCATTCAACACAAGAGGCTCTATAGTTAGAGCACAACCTCTTGTTTATGAGTGTGGTCCATCTTGCAAATGTCCCCCTTCTTGCAAAAATAGAGTTAGCCAACATGGACCTCGATACCATTTGGAAGTTTTCAAGACTGAATCGAGAGGATGGGGTTTGAGGTCACGAGATCATGTCTCATCCGGAAGTTTTATATGTGAATATGTCGGGGAGTTGCTTGATGAAAAGGAAGCTGAAAATAGAATAGATAATGATGAGTACTTGTTTGATATTGGCAACTATGATGAAGAAATCCCCAAAAGGAATGTTGCGCGTAATAATAACCTTAAAGTGGACTCAAATTCTTCGATGAGGAAGGATGAAGATGGCTTTACCCTTGATGCCATAAGATATGGGAATGTTGGAAGATTTATCAACCATAGTTGCTCACCAAACCTTTATGCTCAAAATGTCATGTATTACCATGGTGATAAGAAAGTACCGCACATAATGTTTTTCGCTTCTGAGAGTATTGCTCCATTAAAGGAGCTTACTTATCACTACAACTACCATATTGACCATGTTTATGATAAAAATGGTGATGTGAAGAGAAAGAATTGTAGATGTGGCTCCCGTAAGTGTGAAGGGAGAATGTACTGA
- the LOC138347648 gene encoding uncharacterized protein, which yields MVEVVETNVDSSVPPPPSFDVGSQLYIHPSDSAGAVLVPVPFDGIGFSSWKRGVLRSLSVKNKLGFINGECLKPSSTSPNYRQWERCDAMVTSWILNSLSKDIADSVEYVFDSLELWSELKDRYDQTNGARLYQIQKEINDLSQGSLDITSYYTKMKKLWEELNNLCVKNQCSCLCTCGAKDTVYKAEQDRRLIQFLMGLNEAYILH from the coding sequence ATGGTTGAAGTAGTTGAAACAAATGTTGATTCCTCtgttcctcctcctccttcttttGATGTGGGAAGTCAGCTGTATATTCATCCTTCTGATAGTGCAGGTGCAGTGTTGGTACCTGTTCCTTTCGATGGAATAGGTTTTAGCTCATGGAAGCGAGGTGTTCTTCGTTCCTTGTCAGTAAAGAATAAGTTGGGCTTCATCAATGGAGAGTGCTTGAAACCATCATCAACTTCTCCAAATTATCGCCAATGGGAAAGATGTGATGCCATGGTTACTTCATGGATCCTCAACTCTCTAAGCAAGGACATTGCTGATAGTGTTGAATACGTTTTCGATTCACTGGAATTGTGGAGTGAACTAAAGGATCGATATGATCAAACAAATGGTGCAAGATTATATCAGATCCAGAAGGAGATTAACGATCTAAGTCAGGGATCTCTAGATATCACTTCCTACTACACCAAGAtgaagaaactttgggaggAACTGAACAACTTGTGTGTAAAGAATCAGTGCAGTTGTTTATGCACTTGTGGTGCCAAGGATACTGTATACAAAGCAGAACAGGATAGACGATTAATTCAATTTCTCATGGGGCTTAATGAAGCATATATTCTTCATTAA